In Microbacterium foliorum, the following proteins share a genomic window:
- a CDS encoding ABC transporter ATP-binding protein produces MTDLLIPGQQSGTVDSAPRAMIVADDVHINYRVYASGKRMTARESLTSLRSFRGGRDLTTVPALRGVSFTATEGESIGVVGHNGSGKSTLFRAMSGLIPPSEGAIFARERPVLLGVNAALVPELSGENNIKLGLLAMGFSPEEAASRVDEIADFAELNDFIYHPMRTYSSGMAARLKFAIASAKAHSILLIDEALAVGDRRFRTKSEKRINELRDSAGLVMIVSHSTSSLKQTCERVLWVHKGELIADGPASEVIAEYVAWSKKPGAGAVGAAAAPKPKTENAPPVAVGFEAHSVAEGSAKTRSTGAAPVAISSPEDEPRARARRDRHRRIEQRSRKRSVLLMALTGVAVLLAVAAGAIIGTLSSVAAPAEPEPSARPTPAPTASAADPVIQSFSTNVATVECASEEAEDGQVLLSWQIDDAESVAIGAGDAQVDALELPIAAALPANLTDRAVPFSCAAEAVVYTVTAENADGVRVSASASVARVLPVETEEPDYEEPRPEPRPSQPSEPEPEPAPEPVVPSEPAPPVETETPAPPTDPGTDPGTGTDPGTGTDPGTGTIIP; encoded by the coding sequence GTGACTGACCTATTGATCCCCGGCCAGCAATCGGGCACGGTCGACTCGGCACCTCGCGCGATGATCGTGGCCGACGATGTTCACATCAACTATCGGGTGTACGCGTCGGGCAAGAGGATGACGGCCCGCGAATCTCTCACGAGCCTGCGCTCGTTTAGAGGCGGACGGGATCTGACGACGGTGCCCGCCTTGCGCGGGGTGAGCTTCACCGCGACCGAGGGCGAGTCGATCGGTGTCGTCGGGCACAATGGCTCCGGAAAATCAACTCTGTTCAGGGCGATGAGCGGTCTGATACCCCCATCCGAGGGCGCTATCTTCGCTCGCGAGCGGCCCGTGCTGCTCGGTGTGAATGCTGCGCTCGTCCCAGAACTGTCGGGCGAGAACAACATCAAGCTCGGTCTGCTGGCCATGGGCTTCTCACCCGAAGAGGCTGCGAGCCGAGTTGACGAGATCGCCGACTTCGCAGAACTCAACGATTTCATCTATCACCCCATGCGCACGTACTCCTCGGGTATGGCGGCGCGGCTGAAATTTGCGATCGCGTCAGCGAAGGCGCACTCGATTCTCCTCATCGATGAGGCGCTCGCGGTGGGCGATCGACGGTTCCGGACCAAGAGCGAAAAGCGCATCAATGAGCTTCGCGACAGCGCCGGGCTGGTGATGATCGTGAGCCACTCGACAAGCTCGCTCAAACAGACTTGCGAACGTGTGCTGTGGGTCCACAAGGGTGAACTCATCGCCGACGGCCCGGCCAGCGAGGTCATAGCGGAGTACGTTGCCTGGTCCAAGAAGCCTGGAGCGGGCGCGGTGGGGGCTGCTGCAGCGCCGAAGCCGAAGACGGAGAACGCACCACCGGTCGCCGTGGGATTCGAAGCGCACTCTGTCGCGGAAGGCTCTGCGAAGACGCGTTCGACGGGAGCGGCGCCCGTAGCGATCTCCTCGCCCGAAGACGAGCCACGCGCTCGCGCTCGTCGCGATCGCCATCGTCGGATTGAGCAGCGTTCAAGGAAGCGAAGTGTGCTGCTGATGGCGCTGACGGGCGTAGCCGTGCTCCTCGCCGTCGCCGCGGGTGCGATCATCGGAACGCTGAGCAGCGTCGCAGCTCCGGCGGAACCGGAGCCGTCCGCACGCCCGACGCCTGCGCCTACCGCCTCTGCAGCGGACCCGGTGATCCAGAGCTTCTCCACCAATGTGGCAACCGTCGAATGCGCCTCCGAAGAGGCCGAAGACGGACAGGTGCTGCTGAGCTGGCAGATCGACGACGCGGAGAGCGTCGCGATCGGGGCAGGAGATGCGCAGGTCGACGCGCTCGAGCTCCCCATCGCCGCAGCGCTGCCGGCGAATCTCACTGATCGAGCCGTTCCGTTCTCGTGCGCGGCGGAGGCGGTCGTCTACACCGTCACCGCGGAGAACGCCGACGGGGTAAGAGTCAGCGCGTCCGCCTCGGTCGCCCGCGTGTTGCCGGTCGAGACCGAGGAGCCCGACTACGAGGAGCCCCGGCCCGAACCGCGTCCCTCGCAGCCGAGCGAACCTGAGCCGGAGCCCGCGCCCGAGCCGGTTGTTCCATCTGAGCCCGCGCCTCCCGTCGAGACCGAGACACCGGCACCGCCGACAGACCCCGGCACGGACCCTGGCACCGGCACCGACCCAGGCACCGGCACAGACCCCGGAACCGGAACGATCATCCCCTGA
- a CDS encoding glycosyltransferase family 4 protein, with product MTVLVDDRYRGAHGIGRYAAEVLPRLTLPWEPLHLGGTPFSPLDAFRSVGAAAAPDALVYSPGYGALVRARKQLLTLHDLIQLSSPGLGRWKFAAYYSGPVRDVVRRAGVVLTVSETSARALRSWVRDDDVEIVNAGNGCSDAFHPRAGSLQQSDPYVLFVGNGRAHKNLDVVLDALVSARDVRLVAVVPERETADLEARAARRLVDARVRWVSGVDDEKLADLYRGAAATVMPSTLEGFGLPALESIRCGTPVVHWAGCESVAEIVGDRGHAVDSPDDAHEWANALTEAVAAQRRVVPPRGYDWDRTAGIISETITRLLG from the coding sequence GTGACCGTTCTCGTCGACGACCGGTACCGCGGCGCGCACGGCATCGGCCGCTACGCCGCGGAGGTCCTCCCCCGGCTCACCCTCCCCTGGGAGCCCCTGCACCTCGGCGGCACCCCGTTCTCTCCGCTCGACGCGTTCCGCTCGGTGGGCGCGGCGGCCGCGCCCGATGCGCTCGTCTACTCACCGGGCTACGGCGCTCTCGTGCGCGCTCGAAAGCAGCTGCTCACGCTGCACGATCTCATCCAGCTGAGCAGTCCGGGGCTCGGCCGCTGGAAGTTCGCGGCGTACTACTCCGGCCCGGTCAGAGACGTCGTCCGCAGAGCAGGGGTCGTGCTCACCGTCTCCGAGACGTCGGCTCGAGCGCTTCGCTCATGGGTGAGGGATGACGACGTCGAGATCGTCAATGCCGGGAACGGATGCTCCGACGCCTTCCACCCGCGGGCAGGCTCGCTGCAGCAGTCGGACCCCTACGTGCTGTTCGTCGGCAACGGCCGGGCACACAAGAATCTCGACGTCGTTCTCGACGCGCTGGTCTCGGCGCGTGACGTGCGCCTCGTGGCTGTCGTCCCCGAGCGCGAGACCGCCGACCTCGAGGCCAGGGCGGCGCGCCGGCTCGTTGACGCCCGAGTGCGCTGGGTGAGCGGCGTCGACGACGAGAAGCTCGCGGATCTCTACCGGGGCGCTGCGGCGACCGTGATGCCCTCGACACTCGAAGGGTTCGGGCTTCCCGCCCTGGAGTCGATCCGCTGTGGCACACCTGTCGTGCACTGGGCTGGATGCGAATCGGTCGCGGAGATCGTCGGAGATCGCGGTCATGCGGTGGACTCCCCCGACGATGCGCACGAGTGGGCGAACGCGCTGACCGAGGCCGTCGCCGCCCAGCGACGGGTCGTTCCGCCACGGGGATACGACTGGGACCGCACCGCGGGGATCATCTCGGAGACGATCACCCGGCTGCTCGGCTGA
- a CDS encoding glycosyltransferase family protein, which yields MTDAAARAGAPPARILFLSHSHPFGAFRVGSHHYARVLSARGADVVHLSTPISLLHRLTGRVDRQHLAGVPGRARRDDDGVLQVVPRTTLPAPVGAPSVARMLKREGIAAGFDAVLIDQPLLWDGSVRSLSDRVIYRPTDLYPDGLKQSLQRRILDEVDGVIATSDEVLRGLGALRVPSLVLENGAEVARFAPQVAEHRPRAARCVYVGALDARFDWERVEAWARARPDVDFLIAGPDASPPRPVPSNVDVVGPVPYAEVPALLHTSRVGLLPLSDSPLNAGRSPMKLYEYLAAGLSVVARETPGIRAASDLGIEVYTDDSDADAALERALAQTSPNRAGGEASSAASWERKTDSLEDFLRSIRARRA from the coding sequence ATGACCGACGCAGCGGCGCGAGCCGGCGCCCCGCCCGCGCGCATCCTGTTCCTCTCGCACAGCCATCCGTTCGGTGCCTTCCGGGTCGGCAGTCACCACTACGCCCGTGTGCTCTCCGCGCGCGGAGCGGATGTCGTGCACCTGAGCACACCGATCTCCCTCCTCCATCGGCTGACCGGACGTGTGGATCGACAGCACCTGGCAGGCGTACCTGGTCGCGCTCGGCGCGACGACGACGGCGTGCTGCAGGTCGTCCCACGCACGACCCTGCCGGCGCCGGTCGGGGCGCCCAGCGTCGCTCGGATGCTGAAGCGCGAGGGCATCGCCGCAGGATTCGATGCCGTGCTCATCGATCAGCCGCTGCTGTGGGACGGTTCGGTGCGATCGCTCTCGGATCGCGTGATCTATCGCCCCACAGACCTGTATCCCGACGGGCTGAAGCAGTCCCTGCAGCGACGCATACTCGACGAGGTCGACGGCGTGATCGCCACATCGGACGAAGTCCTGCGAGGGCTCGGCGCGCTGCGCGTCCCCTCGCTCGTGCTGGAGAACGGCGCTGAGGTCGCCCGCTTCGCACCGCAGGTCGCCGAACATCGTCCCCGTGCGGCGCGGTGCGTCTACGTCGGGGCGCTCGACGCCCGATTCGACTGGGAACGCGTCGAGGCCTGGGCGCGAGCACGGCCGGATGTCGATTTCCTCATCGCCGGTCCCGACGCCAGCCCGCCGCGGCCCGTGCCGTCGAACGTCGACGTCGTCGGGCCCGTTCCCTACGCAGAGGTCCCCGCATTGCTGCACACGTCGCGCGTCGGTCTGCTGCCGCTCTCCGACAGCCCCCTCAACGCCGGCCGCAGCCCGATGAAGCTCTACGAGTACCTCGCTGCCGGGCTCTCTGTCGTGGCGCGCGAGACACCCGGCATCCGCGCAGCATCCGATCTCGGCATCGAGGTGTACACCGACGACAGCGACGCGGATGCCGCGCTCGAACGCGCGCTCGCACAGACGTCGCCGAACCGCGCCGGCGGCGAAGCCTCGTCTGCCGCATCGTGGGAGCGCAAGACGGACTCACTGGAGGACTTCCTCCGCTCGATCCGGGCGCGCCGAGCCTAG
- a CDS encoding polysaccharide pyruvyl transferase family protein: protein MSLTGPAGNIGDALIRRETLAWAMGTSDELVAYTGDAPDVWLTQLGLPGDALVLRTKKSVPRWLRLLVLAPRRPVLVFEAGEIPLDRGNGLRELVFLVETLIVRVKGGVVVRPPRGIRAPSQPALAIHRLAARLSQVTLWRDESTLATARCGRLAPDIGFSAGARPGLPWGERSELLVSLRGARPLPDAEWLSAVRETAERAGLAIRTVVQVREDESRARELAQLLGGEFEPWGDTDPLAQEERLRHRYDAAQIVISDRMHVLVLAALSGAVPLELVPRPTMKITKAFEAIGLHGVSVDSSADDRTRMRAALLPTPERAAEVSERVRIAAATLEDIQHEIRDAVRRVRA, encoded by the coding sequence GTGTCGCTCACGGGCCCCGCAGGCAACATCGGTGACGCGCTGATCCGCCGAGAGACCCTCGCGTGGGCGATGGGCACGAGCGACGAGCTGGTCGCGTACACCGGGGATGCGCCCGATGTGTGGCTGACGCAACTGGGCCTGCCAGGTGACGCGCTCGTGCTGCGGACCAAGAAGTCGGTGCCGCGCTGGCTCCGGCTTCTCGTGCTGGCGCCGCGTCGCCCTGTGCTGGTGTTCGAAGCGGGTGAGATCCCGCTCGATCGCGGCAACGGTCTCCGAGAGCTCGTCTTCCTGGTCGAGACTCTCATCGTCCGCGTCAAGGGCGGGGTCGTCGTCCGGCCGCCGCGCGGGATCCGGGCGCCCTCGCAGCCCGCTCTCGCCATTCATCGCCTGGCGGCCCGTCTCTCGCAGGTGACGCTGTGGCGCGACGAGTCGACGCTGGCGACTGCGCGATGCGGCCGCCTCGCACCGGACATCGGATTCTCGGCCGGCGCGCGCCCCGGACTCCCGTGGGGCGAGCGCTCCGAGCTGCTGGTGAGTCTGCGCGGCGCGCGCCCGCTGCCGGATGCAGAGTGGCTCAGCGCGGTGCGTGAGACGGCCGAGCGTGCGGGGCTCGCGATCCGCACCGTCGTGCAGGTGCGCGAAGACGAGAGCCGAGCGCGTGAGCTCGCCCAGCTGCTCGGCGGTGAGTTCGAGCCCTGGGGTGACACCGACCCCCTCGCGCAGGAGGAGCGCCTGCGTCACCGCTACGACGCGGCGCAGATCGTCATCAGTGACCGCATGCACGTTCTCGTGCTCGCCGCTCTGAGCGGGGCGGTTCCCCTCGAACTGGTTCCCCGACCGACGATGAAGATCACGAAGGCCTTCGAGGCCATCGGGCTGCACGGCGTCTCCGTCGACTCGTCTGCGGATGATCGGACGCGCATGCGCGCGGCACTTCTCCCGACGCCGGAACGCGCGGCGGAGGTCTCCGAGCGCGTGCGCATCGCGGCGGCGACTCTCGAGGACATCCAGCACGAGATCCGCGACGCTGTGCGCAGGGTGCGAGCATGA